A genomic region of Eucalyptus grandis isolate ANBG69807.140 chromosome 5, ASM1654582v1, whole genome shotgun sequence contains the following coding sequences:
- the LOC120293946 gene encoding toll/interleukin-1 receptor-like protein gives MDAQVSSGRSPSANGAVEDLPVCNYQVFLSFRGLDVRHNFIECFYDHLIGSGIVAFRDREEINPGERINNKIVEAIKRSDIYIPVFSKDFASTAACLMEVAQMVETEKPILPIFYGVKPCVVQYRQGMYGTAFIKHEGRRDAETITKWKNALANIAGILAFELEDVDMG, from the coding sequence ATGGATGCTCAAGTCTCCAGTGGCCGCTCACCGTCAGCCAACGGTGCCGTTGAAGACTTGCCCGTCTGTAACTACCAAGTCTTCCTCAGTTTCAGAGGACTAGATGTTCGCCATAACTTCATCGAATGCTTCTACGATCACCTCATAGGCTCCGGGATTGTGGCATTTAGAGACCGTGAAGAGATCAATCCCGGTGAAAGGATCAACAACAAGATCGTGGAAGCCATCAAGCGTTCCGACATCTACATCCCTGTCTTTTCCAAGGACTTCGCTTCCACCGCAGCTTGCCTGATGGAAGTTGCCCAGATGGTGGAGACGGAGAAACCCATTCTTCCCATTTTCTACGGCGTCAAGCCCTGCGTTGTTCAATACCGGCAGGGGATGTATGGAACGGCCTTCATCAAGCACGAGGGACGTAGGGATGCCGAGACAATCACAAAGTGGAAGAATGCTCTGGCAAATATTGCTGGGATTTTGGCATTTGAATTGGAGGATGTGGACATGGGATAA
- the LOC120293947 gene encoding disease resistance protein RPV1-like, translating into MLPAELGGLEALKELLIDETSVRDNPLGGDSKKLETLSASNPLSLSLLLHSFERLTSLSELSIDNSNITELPDGVGELVKLRRLSLSNCHWIRELPESIGQLGRSLEELDISGMGVSELPDSFGNLQSLKVLKMDYCFLSEFPSSIWHLRSLEEMHASSCTNLEGEIPGDIVELINLRILKLRYSPISSLPPEIKFLSKLETLDLLHCDMLHELPALPSGLFIVHLSPKLKEKVSNLLVDRGFIVV; encoded by the coding sequence ATGTTGCCTGCCGAACTGGGTGGCTTGGAAGCTTTGAAAGAGCTCCTCATTGATGAGACTTCTGTGCGTGATAATCCCTTGGGAGGTGATTCAAAGAAACTTGAAACTCTTTCTGCCTCCAATCCCTTATCACTGAGTCTCCTGCTCCATTCATTTGAACGCCTGACATCACTTTCAGAACTCTCAATAGATAATTCAAACATTACTGAACTCCCTGATGGAGTTGGAGAGCTGGTGAAACTCCGACGCTTGTCCTTGTCAAATTGTCATTGGATACGAGAACTTCCAGAGTCCATTGGCCAATTGGGAAGGTCTTTAGAGGAGCTCGATATTTCGGGAATGGGCGTTTCAGAATTGCCAGATTCCTTTGGAAATTTGCAAAGTCTGAAAGTGTTAAAGATGGACTATTGCTTCTTAAGCGAATTTCCTAGTTCTATTTGGCATCTACGTAGCCTTGAAGAAATGCATGCCTCCTCGTGTACGAATTTAGAAGGGGAGATTCCTGGAGACATTGTGGAACTAATTAATCTGAGAATCTTGAAGCTGCGATATTCTCCTATTTCCAGCCTACCTCCTGAAATCAAGTTTCTTTCTAAGCTGGAGACTCTTGATCTACTTCACTGTGACATGCTTCATGAGTTGCCAGCTCTTCCGTCTGGTTTGTTTATAGTGCATTTGAGTCCAAAGCTAAAGGAAAAGGTGTCTAACCTTTTGGTGGATCGTGGTTTCATCGTTGTGTAA
- the LOC120293948 gene encoding uncharacterized protein LOC120293948 produces MGRWRRIVRAEETFSFLPDAEKLRFRGPWEIDRWLWDVKDAFCDAEDLLEEWNLEVMQLREWPSKDEKLNQVISSSSSPSEKPDLSLEMSARAKKIRERIEAIAAEGRDLGLRECAEDVRVERRERLDSFVYDDDIIGREDDKSAIMNFLLDSDTDERISFFIIGGQSGIGKPALDRCLYEDDKVKKHFDVRIWVYFILPGDDSCRESYGGLRELNRLNSLRGSLRIEVKGKIKDAVAESNGSNLKEKNSLVSLVLVFVGKERDEVLLKELQPSLNLQSLEPRGYGGAMFPSWMSRMPKLVQLRLFDCARCKSLPSLGELTSLKHLEIGELSITEYTESDIHTLSSLPNLSTLRIWECPNLNGFHNLYNSRSWDLLVCLWRPL; encoded by the exons ATGGGGCGCTGGCGGCGAATTGTCCGAGCTGAAGAAACCTTTTCCTTTCTGCCCGATGCGGAAAAGCTGAGATTCAGAGGACCCTGGGAGATCGACCGATGGCTGTGGGATGTCAAAGATGCTTTCTGTGATGCGGAGGACTTACTCGAAGAATGGAACCTGGAAGTTATGCAATTACGAGAATGGCCGAGCAAAGATGAGAAGTTGAACCAGGTaatttcctcctcctcttcgccTTCTGAAAAACCTGATTTAAGTCTGGAGATGAGCGCCCGTGCGAAGAAAATCAGGGAGAGAATAGAAGCCATCGCTGCCGAAGGGAGGGATTTGGGCTTGCGAGAGTGCGCGGAGGATGTGCGTGTAGAGAGAAGAGAGCGGTTGGACTCCTTTGTGTACGATGATGATATTATAGGGAGAGAGGATGATAAAAGCGCAATTATGAACTTCTTGTTAGACTCTGACACTGATGAAcgaatttctttctttataataGGGGGTCAGAGTGGGATTGGAAAGCCGGCTCTTGATCGCTGTCTATACGAAGATGACAAGGTCAAGAAGCATTTCGATGTAAGGATATGGGTCT ATTTCATTTTGCCTGGGGATGATTCCTGCCGAGAGAGTTACGGCGGGCTACGGGAGTTGAACAGGTTAAACAGTTTGAGAGGAAGCCTCAGAATTGAagtaaagggaaaaataaaagatgcaGTAGCAGAATCAAATGGCTCgaacttgaaggagaagaattCCTTAGTTTCACTAGTATTAGTATTTGTCGGAAAAGAACGTGATGAAGTTCTACTCAAAGAGCTGCAGCCAAGCTTAAATCTTCAAAGCTTAGAACCAAGAGGCTATGGGGGCGCAATGTTTCCAAGCTGGATGTCTCGCATGCCTAAGTTAGTTCAGCTACGGTTGTTTGATTGTGCACGATGCAAAAGTCTCCCATCACTTGGTGAGCTCACTAGCCTCAAGCATTTGGAAATTGGTGAGCTATCCATAACAGAGTACACAGAAAGTGATATTCATACCCTCTCATCACTTCCTAATCTGTCTACATTAAGGATATGGGAGTGTCCTAATTTGAACGGATTCCACAACTTGTACAACTCAAGGAGTTGGGACCTCCTAGTTTGCCTGTGGAGGCCCTTGTAG